One Kitasatospora sp. NBC_01287 DNA window includes the following coding sequences:
- a CDS encoding YbjN domain-containing protein, which yields MSVDPSSIPFFGAPQPSQPGGQPGGQPAGPPPIVVPNQDLVKQLLDQMQLKHVVDEEGDLTAPWEGFRVYYMFRGDNKELFAVRSFYDRSYTLEQKGEILDLIDEWNRETLWPKVYTHTHEDGVVRLIGESQMIIANGVNLDYFVNTTANWTQAAVGFEQWIVERLGLQQEIEGDAGEDTPEGDED from the coding sequence CGTCGTCGATCCCGTTCTTCGGCGCGCCCCAGCCGTCCCAGCCGGGCGGGCAGCCTGGCGGTCAGCCGGCCGGACCGCCGCCGATCGTGGTCCCCAACCAGGACCTCGTGAAGCAGCTCCTGGACCAGATGCAGCTCAAGCACGTGGTGGACGAGGAGGGCGACCTCACCGCCCCCTGGGAGGGCTTCCGCGTCTACTACATGTTCCGCGGCGACAACAAGGAGCTCTTCGCGGTCCGCTCCTTCTACGACCGCTCGTACACCCTTGAGCAGAAGGGTGAGATCCTCGACCTGATCGACGAGTGGAACCGCGAGACCCTCTGGCCCAAGGTCTACACGCACACCCACGAGGACGGTGTGGTGCGGCTGATCGGCGAGTCCCAGATGATCATCGCCAACGGCGTGAACCTGGACTACTTCGTCAACACCACCGCCAACTGGACCCAGGCGGCCGTGGGCTTCGAGCAGTGGATCGTCGAGCGCCTCGGCCTGCAGCAGGAGATCGAGGGCGACGCCGGCGAGGACACTCCCGAGGGCGACGAGGACTGA
- a CDS encoding cupin domain-containing protein, protein MRLLPIDRAEHLITRFASTGAHATRLAAGTGQYYLTCLSIEPGGTIGTHPAPVEQLFLVITGEGWITGPDDIRVPIAAGTAVLWSAEEEHTCGTDTGLTALALEGAGLTVFEAEDY, encoded by the coding sequence ATGCGCCTCCTCCCGATCGACCGCGCCGAGCACCTGATCACCCGGTTCGCCAGCACCGGCGCGCACGCCACCCGGCTCGCCGCCGGGACCGGGCAGTACTACCTGACCTGCCTGAGCATCGAGCCCGGCGGCACCATCGGCACCCACCCCGCGCCGGTCGAGCAGCTCTTCCTGGTGATCACCGGCGAGGGCTGGATCACCGGCCCCGACGACATCCGGGTCCCGATCGCCGCCGGCACCGCCGTCCTGTGGTCCGCCGAGGAGGAGCACACCTGCGGCACCGACACCGGCCTCACCGCACTGGCTCTGGAGGGCGCGGGACTGACCGTCTTCGAGGCCGAGGACTACTGA
- a CDS encoding pyridoxal phosphate-dependent aminotransferase: protein MSARPLLNRRLAGLGTTIFAEMSALATATGSINLGQGFPDTDGPASVAQAAADAVLTGRGNQYPPGPGIPELRTAIAEHQRRFYGLGYDPDREVLVTAGATEAIAAALIALLEPGDEVIAFEPFYDSYAACIAMAGAVRVPLTLRQPAFRPDLDELRALITPRTRLLLLNTPHNPTGTVLTPDELATIAQLAVEHDLLVITDEVYEHLVFTGTHHPLAALPGMRERTVSISSAGKTFSFTGWKVGWVTASPELVAAVRTAKQYLTYVSAGPFQYAVAEALRLPDSYFANFRADLLRKRDLLAEGLSAAGFQVFSPQGTYFITTDITPLGEKDGIEFCRTLPERCGVVAIPNVVFYDNTDVGRSLVRFTFCKQDEVLQEAVARLRRL from the coding sequence ATGAGTGCGAGGCCGCTGCTGAACCGCCGCCTGGCGGGCCTGGGTACGACGATCTTCGCCGAGATGTCCGCCCTGGCCACCGCCACCGGCTCGATCAACCTCGGCCAGGGCTTCCCCGACACCGACGGCCCCGCTTCCGTGGCCCAGGCCGCCGCCGACGCCGTGCTGACCGGCCGCGGCAACCAGTACCCGCCCGGCCCCGGCATCCCCGAGCTGCGCACCGCGATCGCCGAACACCAGCGGCGCTTCTACGGCCTCGGCTACGACCCCGACCGCGAGGTCCTGGTCACCGCCGGCGCCACCGAGGCGATCGCCGCCGCGCTGATCGCGCTGCTCGAACCCGGCGACGAGGTGATCGCCTTCGAGCCGTTCTACGACTCCTACGCCGCCTGCATCGCCATGGCCGGCGCGGTCCGCGTTCCCCTGACGCTCCGTCAACCCGCCTTCCGCCCCGACCTGGACGAGCTGCGCGCGCTGATCACCCCGCGCACCCGGCTGCTGCTGCTCAACACCCCGCACAACCCCACCGGCACCGTCCTCACCCCGGACGAGCTCGCCACCATCGCCCAACTCGCCGTCGAGCACGACCTCCTGGTCATCACCGACGAGGTCTACGAGCACCTCGTCTTCACCGGCACCCACCACCCGCTCGCCGCGCTGCCCGGCATGCGCGAGCGCACCGTGTCGATCTCCTCGGCCGGCAAGACCTTCTCCTTCACCGGCTGGAAGGTCGGCTGGGTGACGGCAAGCCCCGAACTGGTCGCCGCCGTCCGCACCGCCAAGCAGTACCTGACGTACGTCAGCGCCGGCCCGTTCCAGTACGCGGTCGCCGAGGCCCTGCGGCTGCCCGACAGCTACTTCGCCAACTTCCGCGCCGACCTGCTGCGCAAGCGCGACCTGCTCGCCGAGGGCCTGTCGGCCGCCGGGTTCCAGGTGTTCAGCCCCCAGGGCACGTACTTCATCACCACCGACATCACCCCCCTCGGCGAGAAGGACGGCATCGAGTTCTGCCGCACGCTGCCCGAGCGCTGCGGCGTCGTCGCCATCCCCAACGTCGTCTTCTACGACAACACCGACGTGGGGCGCAGCCTGGTCCGATTCACCTTCTGCAAGCAGGACGAGGTGCTGCAGGAGGCGGTCGCACGGCTGCGTCGACTCTGA
- a CDS encoding Ig-like domain-containing protein has product MGAMRAMQAIRMRPTGRRAGTALLLGGVLLLATACGSGGGSQSGGGANAGGGAKGNGPAIGAPAAAASSAAPKTSAAVVDVEPKNGSQDVAPNGALKVSVADGKLTEVAVTGPDGKAVQGAVAADGLSWAPAGGLAVGAAYTVEAKAVDANGVATSTSSSFTTLTPKRTTRTVDNISTGSTYGVGMIIRVDFRQKVTNKAAAAQAITVEASDGTQVKGHWLDDDNWLDLRPESYWKPGTKVTIHYRTSNVELSPGVYGNSDRDESFTIGRSKISTVDAKTHQMNVVEDGLAPQTIAVTAGADDNPSWNGTMVVFEKDRMAHMDSATTNIKGPAYVADEPHALKITDSGSYVHGNPKAVEAAGHENISHGCIGLPDTPTGDDNSVAGKYYTDSIIGDVVIVKNSVGGQVAPDNGLGGWNVPWSTW; this is encoded by the coding sequence ATGGGGGCGATGCGGGCGATGCAGGCGATACGGATGCGGCCGACGGGCCGGCGGGCGGGAACGGCGCTGCTGCTGGGCGGGGTGCTGCTGCTGGCGACGGCCTGCGGTTCCGGCGGCGGGTCGCAGAGCGGTGGCGGTGCGAACGCGGGTGGGGGCGCCAAGGGGAACGGGCCCGCGATCGGCGCTCCCGCCGCCGCCGCGAGTTCGGCGGCGCCGAAGACCTCGGCCGCGGTCGTCGACGTGGAGCCGAAGAACGGCAGCCAGGACGTGGCCCCGAACGGCGCGTTGAAGGTGTCGGTGGCCGACGGCAAGCTGACCGAGGTGGCCGTGACCGGGCCGGACGGCAAGGCGGTCCAGGGGGCGGTCGCCGCCGACGGGCTGAGCTGGGCGCCGGCGGGTGGCCTGGCGGTGGGCGCGGCCTACACGGTGGAGGCGAAGGCGGTGGACGCGAACGGGGTCGCGACCAGCACCAGCAGTTCCTTCACCACGCTCACCCCGAAGCGGACCACACGCACGGTGGACAACATCAGCACCGGTTCGACCTACGGCGTCGGCATGATCATCCGGGTCGACTTCCGCCAGAAGGTCACCAACAAGGCCGCGGCGGCACAGGCGATCACGGTCGAGGCCTCGGACGGCACCCAGGTCAAGGGCCACTGGCTCGACGACGACAACTGGCTCGACCTGCGCCCGGAGAGCTACTGGAAGCCGGGCACCAAGGTCACCATCCACTACCGCACCTCGAACGTCGAGCTCTCCCCCGGGGTCTACGGCAACTCCGACCGGGACGAGTCCTTCACCATCGGCCGCTCCAAGATCAGCACGGTGGACGCGAAGACCCACCAGATGAACGTGGTCGAGGACGGCCTCGCGCCGCAGACCATCGCCGTCACCGCGGGGGCGGACGACAACCCCTCGTGGAACGGCACCATGGTGGTCTTCGAGAAGGACCGGATGGCGCACATGGACTCGGCCACCACCAACATCAAGGGCCCGGCCTACGTCGCCGACGAACCGCACGCGCTGAAGATCACCGACTCCGGCTCCTACGTGCACGGCAACCCCAAGGCCGTCGAGGCCGCCGGGCACGAGAACATCAGCCACGGCTGCATCGGCCTGCCCGACACACCGACCGGTGACGACAACTCGGTGGCGGGCAAGTACTACACCGACTCGATCATCGGCGACGTGGTGATCGTCAAGAACTCGGTCGGCGGGCAGGTCGCGCCGGACAACGGCCTGGGCGGCTGGAACGTGCCCTGGTCCACCTGGTAG
- a CDS encoding DUF2617 family protein → MLTTLQTSYSDTRAGDLAWCLGGGPLPALAVRDLLLPGPNALTGPNSPSGPSRPTGPSGPSGPTRTPGPTSTPHSDAPGGHRTPVGRAAGTLQLRLLGASHQVVIAAGPGECLETVACMPGRRTPLPARVAEQVAGWEYEFAARIESLPPHVFAARAQEILALVDEHPRGLAGVFPGDPSAFTALVAQGSAERVLWRTWHAYPQEGRLVCTRSSLVLRGPAAEQPARAAG, encoded by the coding sequence ATGCTCACCACACTGCAGACCTCCTATTCCGACACCCGCGCCGGTGACCTGGCCTGGTGTCTCGGCGGCGGACCGCTGCCCGCGCTCGCGGTGCGCGACCTGCTGCTGCCCGGCCCGAACGCCCTGACCGGGCCGAACAGCCCGAGCGGGCCGAGCAGGCCGACCGGGCCGAGCGGGCCGAGCGGGCCGACCCGGACCCCGGGGCCCACCAGCACGCCCCACTCCGACGCCCCCGGCGGCCACCGCACCCCGGTCGGCCGCGCCGCGGGCACCCTGCAGTTGCGCCTGCTGGGCGCCTCGCACCAGGTGGTGATCGCGGCCGGCCCCGGCGAGTGCCTGGAGACGGTGGCCTGCATGCCCGGGCGGCGCACCCCGCTGCCGGCCCGGGTTGCCGAGCAAGTCGCCGGATGGGAGTACGAATTCGCGGCCCGGATCGAGTCCCTGCCGCCCCACGTGTTCGCCGCGCGGGCGCAGGAGATCCTGGCCCTGGTGGACGAGCACCCCCGCGGCCTGGCCGGCGTCTTCCCCGGCGACCCGAGCGCCTTCACCGCCCTGGTCGCCCAGGGCAGCGCGGAGCGGGTGCTCTGGCGGACCTGGCACGCCTACCCGCAGGAGGGCCGGCTGGTCTGCACCCGCTCCTCGCTGGTGCTGCGCGGGCCCGCGGCCGAGCAGCCCGCGCGGGCCGCCGGCTGA
- a CDS encoding spermidine synthase → MINQPAEPPVQPGPDPEGPARPARPRAVRVRARTRGRTRAERRTETPPGPVRHPGPRVHLRPRGDRAAQAGAPGAAAAPGSSGRTDDQTRPDGRTRTAGLARTAERARADTTGAHAPDRAPERAPDPEPSRRPSRHGDQAPGDTPTPARAGRRPRAARPLVLLAAFVCAACGLVYELELVALGGYLLGDSVTQTSVVLSVMVFAMGVGSLAAKRFTHRPATFFAVVECALAVVGGLSVLALYSCWAWLGRYQVAMIGLTCAIGVLIGAEIPLLLTLLQRIRREEAGRAAADLFAADYIGALIGGLAFPFVLLPLLGQATGALLTGAVNAVAGAAVVLWLFRDEPGRRARPLLWTGCGAVLAVLALAAACTGAIERAARQALYGGPTRQAVQSRYGELVLTGAARVPAQGAADQPLRLYLAGRLAACGQDEYRFHEALVHPALAGAGDGRVLLFGGGDGLALREVLRHRGVREVLVVTLDPALPALARTDPALAALGGHSFADPRVRLVPADPLAWLRADGGAERFDAVLADLPAPERAARSEYHATEFYQLAAARLAPAGRLAVPAPAGPGLWTVEAGLRAAGLATVPFPVPGRGPACDPDGSGDRAAVLLAARDQRPALALAPDAPPPRSLTPERLAAAAAALAAERPTPLPPPSTLLHPR, encoded by the coding sequence GTGATCAACCAGCCGGCGGAGCCACCCGTCCAGCCCGGCCCCGACCCCGAAGGACCCGCCAGGCCGGCCCGGCCGCGGGCCGTCCGGGTCAGGGCCCGTACCCGCGGTCGGACCCGGGCCGAACGCCGCACCGAGACCCCACCTGGCCCGGTGCGGCACCCCGGCCCCCGGGTCCATCTGCGGCCCCGCGGTGACCGCGCCGCACAGGCCGGCGCACCCGGGGCGGCAGCCGCTCCCGGATCGTCCGGCCGGACGGACGATCAGACTCGCCCGGACGGCCGCACCCGAACGGCTGGCCTTGCCCGAACGGCCGAGCGCGCCCGGGCCGACACCACCGGCGCCCACGCCCCGGACCGTGCCCCGGAGCGCGCCCCGGACCCGGAGCCGAGCCGCAGGCCGAGCCGGCACGGGGACCAGGCACCCGGCGACACCCCCACCCCCGCCCGAGCCGGCCGCCGCCCCCGCGCGGCCCGGCCGCTGGTGCTGCTGGCCGCGTTCGTCTGCGCGGCCTGCGGGCTGGTGTACGAGCTGGAGCTGGTCGCGCTCGGCGGCTACCTGCTCGGCGACTCCGTCACCCAGACCTCCGTGGTGCTCTCCGTGATGGTCTTCGCGATGGGCGTCGGCTCGCTGGCCGCCAAGCGCTTCACCCACCGCCCGGCCACCTTCTTCGCCGTGGTCGAGTGCGCGCTCGCGGTGGTCGGCGGACTCTCGGTGCTCGCGCTCTACAGCTGCTGGGCCTGGCTGGGCCGCTACCAGGTCGCGATGATCGGCCTGACCTGCGCGATCGGCGTCCTGATCGGCGCCGAGATCCCGCTGCTGCTCACCCTGCTGCAGCGGATCCGCCGGGAGGAGGCGGGCCGGGCCGCCGCCGACCTGTTCGCCGCCGACTACATCGGCGCGCTGATCGGCGGCCTCGCCTTCCCGTTCGTGCTGCTGCCACTGCTCGGCCAGGCCACCGGGGCGCTGCTGACCGGCGCGGTCAACGCTGTGGCCGGCGCCGCCGTGGTGCTCTGGCTGTTCCGCGACGAGCCAGGGCGCCGGGCCAGGCCGCTCCTCTGGACCGGCTGCGGCGCGGTGCTGGCCGTCCTCGCGCTGGCGGCCGCCTGCACCGGCGCGATCGAACGGGCCGCCCGCCAGGCGCTCTACGGCGGGCCGACCCGGCAGGCCGTGCAGAGCCGCTACGGCGAGCTGGTGCTGACCGGCGCCGCCCGGGTCCCCGCGCAGGGCGCCGCCGACCAGCCGCTGCGGCTCTACCTGGCCGGCCGGCTCGCCGCCTGCGGCCAGGACGAGTACCGCTTCCACGAGGCGCTGGTGCACCCCGCGCTGGCCGGGGCGGGCGACGGCCGGGTGCTGCTGTTCGGCGGCGGCGACGGGCTCGCGCTGCGCGAGGTGCTGCGGCACCGCGGGGTGCGCGAGGTGCTGGTGGTCACCCTCGATCCGGCGCTGCCCGCACTGGCCCGCACCGACCCGGCGCTGGCCGCACTCGGCGGGCACTCCTTCGCCGACCCCCGGGTGCGCCTGGTGCCGGCCGACCCGCTGGCCTGGCTGCGCGCGGACGGCGGCGCCGAGCGCTTCGACGCGGTGCTCGCCGACCTGCCGGCGCCCGAGCGGGCCGCCCGCAGCGAGTACCACGCGACCGAGTTCTACCAGCTGGCCGCCGCCCGGCTGGCCCCGGCCGGGCGGCTCGCGGTGCCCGCCCCGGCCGGCCCCGGCCTGTGGACGGTGGAGGCGGGGCTGCGCGCGGCGGGGCTGGCCACCGTGCCGTTCCCGGTGCCCGGCCGCGGCCCGGCCTGCGACCCGGACGGCAGCGGCGACCGGGCGGCGGTGCTGCTGGCCGCCCGCGATCAGCGGCCCGCCCTCGCGCTGGCCCCGGACGCCCCGCCGCCGCGCTCGCTCACCCCCGAGCGGCTCGCCGCCGCGGCCGCCGCCCTGGCCGCCGAGCGCCCCACCCCGCTGCCCCCGCCGAGCACCCTGCTGCACCCCCGCTGA
- the pyrE gene encoding orotate phosphoribosyltransferase has translation MSNEPTNDLSTDRDALLAQIKTKAVVHGKVILSSGREADYYVDLRRITLDAQAAPLVGRVLLDATADLEYDAVGGLTLGADPVAAAMLHAAAARGRELDAFVVRKAGKAHGLQRRIEGPDVKGRRVLAVEDTSTTGGSVLTAVEALREAGAEVVGVAVIVERGAAPAIEDAGLPYYTVFTAQDLDLA, from the coding sequence ATGAGCAACGAGCCGACCAACGACCTGAGCACCGACCGCGACGCCCTGCTGGCGCAGATCAAGACCAAGGCCGTGGTGCACGGCAAGGTCATCCTCTCCTCCGGCCGCGAGGCCGATTACTACGTCGACCTGCGCCGGATCACCCTGGACGCGCAGGCCGCGCCGCTGGTCGGCCGGGTGCTGCTGGACGCCACCGCCGACCTGGAGTACGACGCCGTCGGCGGGCTGACCCTGGGCGCCGACCCGGTCGCCGCCGCGATGCTGCACGCCGCCGCCGCGCGCGGCCGCGAGCTGGACGCCTTCGTGGTCCGCAAGGCCGGCAAGGCGCACGGCCTGCAGCGCCGGATCGAGGGCCCGGACGTCAAGGGCCGCCGGGTGCTGGCCGTCGAGGACACCTCCACCACCGGCGGCTCGGTGCTGACCGCCGTCGAGGCGCTGCGCGAGGCGGGCGCCGAGGTGGTCGGCGTCGCGGTGATCGTCGAGCGCGGTGCCGCTCCGGCGATCGAGGACGCCGGCCTGCCGTACTACACCGTCTTCACCGCCCAGGACCTCGACCTCGCCTGA
- a CDS encoding DedA family protein, with amino-acid sequence MNTTTDLAVNLLDAKSLISSVGTVGLLAIIFAETGLLIGFFLPGDSLLILGGVAASSAAAKAFGPGVQMPIAVLLIGAPICAIAGAQLGHLLGAKVGGRLFDKPESRIFKREYVQKAEEYFQKFGPEKAVVMARFIPIVRTFLNPVAGTLEMPARKFFVWNAIGGVLWTEAMLSIGYFFGDSMAPVIDKYLIPAMALIILLSISPILVEVVRDRKKRKAAGPAYAGGAAAPGEPEADALQSGGRHRRG; translated from the coding sequence GTGAACACCACCACCGACCTAGCGGTCAATCTCCTCGATGCCAAGTCGCTGATCAGCTCGGTCGGGACGGTCGGCCTGCTGGCGATCATCTTCGCCGAGACCGGTCTGCTGATCGGATTCTTCCTACCCGGGGACTCGCTGTTGATCCTGGGCGGCGTGGCCGCCTCCTCGGCCGCGGCCAAGGCCTTCGGGCCCGGCGTGCAGATGCCGATCGCCGTGCTGCTGATCGGTGCGCCGATCTGCGCGATCGCGGGTGCCCAGCTCGGGCACCTGCTCGGCGCGAAGGTGGGCGGCAGGCTCTTCGACAAGCCGGAGTCACGGATCTTCAAGCGCGAGTACGTGCAGAAGGCCGAGGAGTACTTCCAGAAGTTCGGGCCGGAGAAGGCCGTGGTGATGGCCCGGTTCATCCCGATCGTGCGCACCTTCCTCAACCCGGTCGCCGGGACGCTGGAGATGCCGGCCCGCAAGTTCTTCGTCTGGAACGCGATCGGCGGTGTGCTCTGGACCGAGGCGATGCTCAGCATCGGCTACTTCTTCGGCGACTCGATGGCCCCGGTGATCGACAAGTACCTGATCCCGGCGATGGCGCTGATCATCCTGCTGTCGATCTCGCCGATCCTGGTCGAGGTGGTGCGCGACCGCAAGAAGCGCAAGGCGGCGGGCCCGGCCTACGCGGGCGGGGCGGCCGCGCCGGGCGAGCCCGAGGCCGACGCGCTGCAGAGCGGCGGCCGGCACCGCCGCGGCTGA
- the fbaA gene encoding class II fructose-bisphosphate aldolase: MPIATPEAYNEMLDRAKAGKFAYPAINVTSSQTLHAALRGFAEAESDGIVQISTGGAEFLGGQHSKDMVTGAVALAEFAHIVAAKYDVTIALHTDHCPKEKLDGYVRPLLAVSAERVAKGLNPLFQSHMWDGSAETLADNLAIAEELLAQARAAKIILEVEITPTGGEEDGVTHEINDNLYTSVNDVVRTAEALGLGEKGRYLLAASFGNVHGVYKPGNVVLRPELLRDLQDAIGATSGKKDPFDFVFHGGSGSSAEEIATALENGVVKMNLDTDTQYAFTRPVVDHVFRNYDGVLKVDGEVGKKNTYDPRTWGKLAEAGMAARVVEATKALRSAGTRLK, translated from the coding sequence ATGCCTATCGCAACCCCCGAGGCCTACAACGAGATGCTGGACCGGGCCAAGGCAGGCAAGTTCGCCTACCCGGCCATCAACGTCACCTCGTCGCAGACCCTGCACGCGGCGCTGCGCGGCTTCGCCGAGGCGGAGAGCGACGGCATCGTCCAGATCTCGACCGGTGGCGCCGAGTTCCTGGGCGGCCAGCACAGCAAGGACATGGTGACCGGCGCCGTCGCGCTGGCCGAGTTCGCCCACATCGTGGCCGCGAAGTACGACGTCACCATCGCCCTGCACACCGACCACTGCCCCAAGGAGAAGCTGGACGGCTACGTCCGCCCGCTGCTCGCGGTCTCCGCCGAGCGCGTGGCCAAGGGCCTGAACCCGCTCTTCCAGTCGCACATGTGGGACGGCTCGGCCGAGACCCTGGCCGACAACCTGGCCATCGCCGAGGAGCTGCTGGCCCAGGCGCGCGCCGCGAAGATCATCCTTGAGGTCGAGATCACCCCGACCGGCGGTGAGGAGGACGGCGTCACGCACGAGATCAACGACAACCTCTACACCTCGGTCAACGACGTGGTGCGCACCGCCGAGGCGCTCGGTCTGGGCGAGAAGGGCCGCTACCTGCTGGCCGCCTCGTTCGGCAACGTGCACGGCGTCTACAAGCCCGGCAACGTGGTGCTCCGCCCCGAGCTGCTGCGCGACCTGCAGGACGCGATCGGCGCCACCTCGGGCAAGAAGGACCCGTTCGACTTCGTCTTCCACGGCGGCTCCGGCTCCAGCGCCGAGGAGATCGCCACCGCGCTGGAGAACGGCGTGGTCAAGATGAACCTGGACACCGACACCCAGTACGCCTTCACCCGCCCGGTCGTGGACCACGTGTTCCGCAACTACGACGGCGTGCTGAAGGTCGACGGCGAGGTCGGCAAGAAGAACACCTACGACCCGCGCACCTGGGGCAAGCTGGCCGAGGCCGGCATGGCCGCCCGCGTGGTCGAGGCCACCAAGGCGCTGCGCTCCGCGGGCACCCGCCTGAAGTAG